In Oreochromis niloticus isolate F11D_XX linkage group LG18, O_niloticus_UMD_NMBU, whole genome shotgun sequence, one genomic interval encodes:
- the LOC100693036 gene encoding corticoliberin-1 — MSVQDDAVKRNKNTKRSLNVSLVVTLLLLNVLSYKLGTGGVHAEPSSSADGCTEATLQQMKVTRRVHSRAEKGHVILTLATSTAKAAQPTGSDRLSQDAPETQTHVRLPSEMKLNVLLWLAALLGAVLPRSADSRPAAAPADRCLLPRLLLLHLGQELSLRMGGGSAAPVLLSSSSSAVKWALLQLTRRLLQARAEQQQDEEEEAGEKGKRSDEPPISLDLTFHLLREVLEMARAEQIAQQADSNRMIMDTFGK, encoded by the exons ATGTCGGTGCAGGACGACGCAGtgaaaaggaacaaaaacacaaaaag GTCCTTGAACGTCAGTTTGGTGGTaaccctcctcctcctgaaTGTCCTCTCCTACAAACTGGGCACTGGCGGTGTTCACGCTGAGCCCAGCAGCTCTGCAGACGGCTGTACAGAAGCT ACCCTGCAGCAGATGAAGGTCACACGCCGAGTCCACAGCCGGGCTGAGAAAGGTCACGTCATCCTCACGCTCGCCACCTCCACCGCCAAGGCCGCCCAGCCGACAGGAAGTGATCGGCTGTCACA AGACGCCCCAGAGACGCAAACACACGTCAG ACTGCCCTCTGAGATGAAGCTGAATGTGTTGCTGTGGCTCGCGGCTCTGCTCGGCGCCGTCCTCCCTCGCTCCGCTGACTCCCGGCCGGCCGCCGCTCCTGCCGACCGCTGCCTCCTTCCCCgactgctgctcctccacctgGGGCAAGAGCTCTCTCTCCGGATGGGTGGAGGAAGTGCTGCTCCCgtgctcctctcctcctcttcctcagcgGTGAAATGGGCTCTGCTGCAGCTCACACGGCGCCTCCTGCAGGCCCGGGCGGAGCAGCAgcaggacgaggaggaggaagccGGGGAGAAGGGGAAGAGGTCAGACGAGCCTCCCATCTCTCTGGACCTGACCTTCCACCTGCTCAGGGAGGTTCTGGAGATGGCCCGGGCGGAGCAGATCGCGCAGCAGGCCGACAGCAACCGCATGATCATGGACACCTTtggaaaatga